The following coding sequences are from one Streptomyces sp. NBC_01294 window:
- a CDS encoding TRAFAC clade GTPase domain-containing protein: MGADLWYPEPLVRVLVVGTGVIGVAVCLGYGLWRFLGLALSAAGSAFDPRTLGSRAPRITPYAGPEPARPAYWAGQMWRDARFAGRAAALTVWYLLTRHWLGEVVRRRLLRGRHGQTGIRAGNGIGRLVLRLIAPGTALAALLSALLASVLLVGVALVFLVQLVLVALAALAAVLAGRTADRLWKLARGIRMKCPYPGCYRPFPLAVHICPGCGAAHRDLRPGGFGALRHVCRCGRALATTAVTGRRKLTARCPHCDQSLPPAVGTTRVVHLPLIGGTSAGKTMLMAAMLEGLRSWSHQSGLTVEYASPDDLREANTLNRQLSQSGWTLKTQGGQPRALMLLVGRGRRRRLLYLYDPMGESLRDADTTRRQGYLAHADGVLLVTDVLAAPVVRRALSAGDPERAAAARPADLGPVETYAGFTGELQGLGGRRKRLAVATVVTKRDVLDQLTSLPRPSEPVGGWLGAIGLDELVRALGHDFAAARYWVVSARAATGAGALDTEQRRAAEPVLWLLSRTGLRVGRLAEDRPEPRGVQDAQDTQGPQGTEERINTP; encoded by the coding sequence ATGGGGGCTGATCTCTGGTATCCGGAGCCGCTCGTGCGGGTCCTCGTCGTCGGCACCGGTGTGATCGGGGTCGCCGTGTGCCTCGGGTACGGGCTGTGGCGGTTCCTGGGGCTGGCCCTGTCGGCCGCCGGGTCCGCCTTCGACCCCCGCACGCTCGGGTCCAGGGCCCCGAGGATCACCCCGTACGCGGGCCCGGAGCCGGCCCGCCCCGCGTACTGGGCCGGGCAGATGTGGCGGGACGCCCGGTTCGCCGGGCGGGCGGCCGCGCTGACGGTCTGGTACCTGCTGACCCGGCACTGGCTGGGCGAGGTGGTGCGCCGGCGCCTGCTGCGCGGCCGCCACGGCCAGACCGGCATCCGCGCCGGGAACGGCATCGGCCGGCTCGTGCTGCGCCTGATCGCCCCCGGCACGGCGCTGGCCGCACTGCTGTCCGCGCTGCTCGCCTCGGTCCTGCTGGTCGGTGTCGCGCTGGTCTTCCTCGTGCAGCTCGTCCTGGTCGCGCTCGCCGCGCTGGCCGCCGTCCTCGCCGGGCGGACCGCGGACCGGCTGTGGAAGCTGGCCCGGGGCATCCGCATGAAGTGCCCGTACCCCGGCTGCTACCGGCCGTTCCCGCTCGCCGTGCACATCTGCCCGGGCTGCGGCGCCGCCCACCGCGACCTGCGGCCCGGCGGCTTCGGCGCCCTGCGGCACGTCTGCCGCTGCGGCCGGGCGCTGGCGACCACCGCCGTGACCGGGCGGCGCAAGCTCACCGCCCGGTGCCCGCACTGCGACCAGAGCCTGCCCCCGGCCGTCGGCACCACCCGGGTCGTGCACCTGCCGCTGATCGGCGGCACCTCCGCAGGGAAGACCATGCTGATGGCCGCCATGCTCGAAGGGCTGCGGTCCTGGTCGCACCAGTCCGGGCTGACGGTCGAGTACGCCTCCCCCGACGACCTCCGCGAGGCCAACACCCTGAACCGGCAGCTGAGCCAGTCGGGGTGGACCCTCAAGACCCAGGGCGGGCAGCCCCGCGCCCTGATGCTGCTGGTCGGTCGCGGCCGCCGGCGCCGGCTGCTCTACCTGTACGACCCGATGGGCGAGTCCCTGCGCGACGCGGACACCACGCGCCGCCAGGGCTACCTCGCGCACGCCGACGGGGTCCTGCTGGTCACCGACGTGCTCGCCGCGCCCGTCGTACGCCGCGCCCTGAGCGCGGGCGACCCCGAACGGGCCGCGGCCGCCCGGCCGGCCGACCTCGGCCCGGTGGAGACGTACGCGGGGTTCACCGGCGAGCTGCAAGGACTCGGCGGCCGCCGCAAGCGGCTCGCCGTGGCCACGGTGGTGACCAAGCGGGACGTACTGGACCAGCTGACCTCGCTGCCGCGGCCGTCGGAGCCGGTCGGCGGCTGGCTCGGCGCCATCGGGCTGGACGAGCTGGTGCGCGCCCTGGGCCACGACTTCGCGGCGGCCCGCTACTGGGTGGTCAGCGCCCGTGCCGCGACCGGCGCGGGCGCCCTGGACACCGAGCAGCGGCGGGCCGCGGAGCCCGTGCTGTGGCTGCTGTCGCGCACCGGGCTGCGCGTCGGGCGGCTCGCGGAGGACCGGCCGGAGCCCCGGGGCGTGCAGGACGCGCAGGACACACAGGGCCCGCAGGGCACCGAGGAAAGGATCAACACCCCATGA
- a CDS encoding vWA domain-containing protein gives MANRPVHFIWLLDCSYSMQGEKIGQLNYAIREAVPEMRAVAQDNPAAQLLLRTMTFSTTARWHHQDPVPVEQFTWQDVQVDGMTNLGEALQLAARELDTPPMPQRALKPVLALVSDGVPTDDWKAGLRAVDATPWGRKAVRVAIAIGADADRTVLQEFLGNPELQPLDANSPKQLAAAIRWASTAAVKAASQPVAGSADVTMKQPPYAPPVLDDDDDDDVW, from the coding sequence ATGGCGAACCGGCCCGTCCATTTCATCTGGCTGCTCGACTGCTCGTACTCGATGCAGGGCGAGAAGATCGGTCAGCTCAACTATGCGATCAGAGAGGCCGTTCCGGAGATGCGCGCGGTGGCGCAGGACAATCCGGCCGCCCAACTGCTGCTGCGCACGATGACGTTCTCCACGACGGCCCGCTGGCACCACCAGGACCCGGTGCCGGTGGAGCAGTTCACCTGGCAGGACGTGCAGGTGGACGGCATGACCAACCTGGGCGAGGCGCTCCAGCTCGCCGCGCGCGAGCTGGACACCCCGCCGATGCCGCAGCGGGCCCTGAAGCCGGTGCTGGCCCTGGTCTCCGACGGCGTCCCGACGGACGACTGGAAGGCGGGTCTGCGGGCGGTGGACGCGACCCCGTGGGGCCGCAAGGCGGTCCGGGTGGCCATCGCGATCGGCGCGGACGCCGACCGCACCGTGCTGCAGGAGTTCCTGGGCAATCCCGAGCTCCAGCCGCTGGACGCGAACAGCCCCAAGCAGCTGGCCGCGGCGATCCGCTGGGCCTCGACGGCGGCGGTGAAGGCGGCCTCCCAGCCGGTGGCGGGCTCCGCGGACGTCACCATGAAGCAGCCGCCGTACGCCCCGCCGGTGCTGGACGACGACGATGACGACGACGTGTGGTGA
- a CDS encoding PP2C family serine/threonine-protein phosphatase, protein MSGPVRTLGPEPLWDTLQGTVQGVNKTRNQDHYEAEGRGTAGQPLIMAVADGHGSAVHARSHLGSRFAVDLFVQQARLFAALAEPRGDGQPPSLSWLMHYAEHTLPRQLVSAWQEKALGHWERTRSPGEPGMDPVDKLVLYGSTLVGAVLTPRVFAAWQLGDGELTVVTDDGRVTVPLAPDEADLGDETESLCSPQAWLRVRTHWAPVTAPARAPRLVSVSTDGLSKSFASDTGFRQFMAGLDDRLAAEGTECVRAVLPQWLAKASRHSGDDTTLVAAWHTATAATAGPADATVTGDATDRAAMAYPSGVTYPAAPAGMTYPADTTDPADLRDPYRSDE, encoded by the coding sequence GTGAGCGGACCCGTGCGGACCCTCGGACCCGAACCGCTCTGGGACACGCTCCAGGGCACCGTCCAGGGCGTGAACAAGACCCGTAACCAGGACCACTACGAGGCGGAGGGGCGCGGCACCGCCGGACAGCCGCTGATCATGGCGGTGGCCGACGGCCACGGATCGGCGGTGCACGCGCGCAGCCACCTGGGGTCCCGGTTCGCCGTGGACCTGTTCGTCCAGCAGGCCAGGCTGTTCGCCGCGCTCGCCGAGCCCCGGGGCGACGGGCAGCCGCCGAGCCTGTCCTGGCTGATGCACTACGCCGAGCACACCCTGCCGCGCCAACTGGTCAGCGCCTGGCAGGAGAAGGCGCTGGGGCACTGGGAGCGGACCCGGTCGCCCGGTGAGCCCGGGATGGACCCGGTGGACAAGCTGGTGCTCTACGGGAGCACGCTCGTCGGCGCCGTGCTGACCCCCCGGGTCTTCGCGGCCTGGCAGCTCGGCGACGGGGAGCTGACCGTGGTGACCGACGACGGGCGGGTGACCGTGCCGCTCGCGCCGGACGAGGCGGATCTGGGCGACGAGACGGAGTCGCTGTGCTCCCCGCAGGCCTGGCTGCGGGTGCGGACCCACTGGGCGCCGGTGACCGCTCCCGCGCGGGCGCCCCGGCTGGTGTCGGTGTCGACCGACGGCCTGTCCAAGAGCTTCGCCTCGGACACCGGCTTCCGGCAGTTCATGGCCGGGCTGGACGACCGGCTGGCGGCGGAGGGCACGGAGTGCGTCCGGGCCGTCCTGCCGCAGTGGCTGGCCAAGGCCTCGCGGCACTCGGGGGACGACACCACCCTGGTGGCGGCCTGGCACACCGCCACCGCCGCCACCGCCGGCCCCGCCGACGCGACGGTCACGGGCGACGCGACCGACCGTGCCGCGATGGCGTACCCGTCCGGCGTGACCTACCCGGCCGCCCCGGCCGGCATGACGTATCCGGCCGACACGACCGACCCGGCCGACCTGAGAGACCCGTACAGGAGTGACGAATGA
- a CDS encoding protein kinase domain-containing protein, whose product MSGMLESGTRLAADSGPGVEVFDLLGSGGQGEVYRVRTPSGDQALKWYYPACATPAQEDIVRQLVDRGFDDDRFLWPRDFVSDGRGGFGYLMDIRPDRFKGLPMLFRRKLRTTIRALLTACLYTVEAYQALHSRGIAYRDISWGNIFFDPATGEVLVCDNDNAVVEGDSTGISGTMEFMAPELVRGEPGVAPGTQSDLHSLSVLLFMLLMNHHPLKGRRELAIRCLDEAAERKLYGKQPLFVFDPQDRSNAPDPVEHSTVLATWKVVPDSLRDLFTKNFTTGLHDPAARVRESQWRDTLRAVLDAVVDCAHCGKQNMTEPLAATASPCWNCGSTLVLPPRLVLTTPPPRTEHHILLHRSSRVQAHHLAPEPARHDYGDGTLVAQLTEHPQRPGKFGLANRSGSAWTGTRADGSTQEIAPGQTVPLRSGLELDFGGARAVVRTR is encoded by the coding sequence ATGAGCGGCATGCTCGAGAGCGGTACCCGACTGGCGGCCGACAGCGGCCCGGGCGTGGAGGTCTTCGACCTGCTCGGCTCGGGCGGCCAGGGGGAGGTCTACCGGGTGCGGACCCCGTCCGGCGACCAGGCCCTCAAGTGGTACTACCCGGCCTGCGCCACACCGGCACAGGAAGACATCGTCCGCCAGCTGGTGGACCGCGGCTTCGACGACGACCGGTTCCTGTGGCCCCGGGACTTCGTGTCCGACGGGCGGGGCGGCTTCGGCTACCTGATGGACATCCGGCCGGACCGGTTCAAGGGCCTGCCGATGCTCTTCCGCCGGAAGCTGCGCACCACCATCCGCGCGCTGCTCACCGCCTGCCTCTACACGGTCGAGGCCTACCAGGCGCTGCACTCGCGCGGGATCGCCTACCGGGACATCTCCTGGGGGAACATCTTCTTCGACCCGGCCACCGGAGAGGTCCTGGTCTGCGACAACGACAACGCGGTGGTGGAGGGCGACAGCACCGGCATCTCCGGGACCATGGAGTTCATGGCGCCCGAGCTGGTGCGCGGCGAGCCCGGGGTCGCCCCCGGCACCCAGAGCGACCTGCACTCCCTGTCCGTGCTGCTGTTCATGCTGCTGATGAACCACCACCCGCTCAAGGGACGGCGGGAGCTGGCCATCCGCTGCCTCGACGAGGCGGCCGAGCGCAAGCTGTACGGGAAGCAGCCGCTGTTCGTCTTCGACCCGCAGGACCGGTCCAACGCCCCCGATCCCGTGGAGCATTCGACGGTGCTGGCCACCTGGAAGGTGGTGCCGGACTCCCTGCGCGACCTGTTCACCAAGAACTTCACGACGGGCCTGCACGACCCCGCCGCCCGGGTACGGGAGTCGCAGTGGCGGGACACGCTGCGGGCGGTCCTCGACGCGGTCGTGGACTGCGCGCACTGCGGGAAGCAGAACATGACCGAGCCGCTGGCCGCCACCGCGAGTCCCTGCTGGAACTGCGGGAGCACGCTGGTGCTGCCGCCCCGGCTGGTGCTCACCACGCCCCCGCCGCGCACCGAGCACCACATCCTGCTGCACCGGTCCTCGCGGGTGCAGGCGCACCACCTGGCGCCGGAGCCGGCCCGGCACGACTACGGCGACGGCACGCTGGTGGCGCAGCTCACCGAACATCCGCAGCGGCCGGGGAAGTTCGGGCTGGCCAACCGTTCCGGTTCGGCCTGGACGGGCACCCGCGCGGACGGCAGCACGCAGGAGATCGCGCCCGGTCAGACCGTGCCGTTGCGCTCGGGGCTGGAGCTGGACTTCGGCGGTGCGCGGGCCGTCGTCCGCACGAGGTGA
- a CDS encoding 3-oxoacyl-ACP synthase III family protein, whose protein sequence is MFIQPTDPPPRAGITAVGSVLPEEVLSSDDLLREVARRSGLALPPRLLTQATGIVSRRVAGEGVYASTLAVGAARRALDAAGLGPLDVDLLVFASASRDLVEPATAHIVQAELGSRAHALDVTNACNSFVNGIDLARSMVLAGRARRALVVTGETPSRAVRRDPADLAELRDGFAGYTFGDAGAAVVVEAVERGGILDVDTETHSEHWEVGGIPGGGSRHPRGDAYTYFRGDGHELRGVFEKVGTAVIDRTLHRTGMDWDGFAKVLVHQVTVPYLERFAELTGVPAGKLVVTVPELGNVASASIGIQLDRVFGELAPGERVLFVGLGGGISIMTMVWEKS, encoded by the coding sequence ATGTTCATTCAGCCAACTGATCCGCCGCCGCGCGCCGGGATAACCGCCGTCGGCAGCGTGTTGCCCGAGGAGGTGCTCTCCTCGGACGACCTCCTGCGGGAGGTGGCGCGCCGCAGCGGCCTGGCGCTTCCCCCAAGGCTGCTGACGCAGGCCACCGGGATCGTCTCGCGCCGCGTCGCGGGCGAGGGCGTGTACGCCTCCACCCTCGCCGTGGGCGCCGCCCGCCGGGCGCTGGACGCCGCCGGGCTCGGTCCGCTCGACGTCGACCTGCTGGTCTTCGCCTCCGCCTCCCGTGACCTGGTCGAGCCCGCGACGGCGCACATCGTGCAGGCCGAACTGGGCTCGCGGGCCCACGCCCTGGACGTCACCAACGCCTGCAACAGCTTCGTCAACGGGATCGACCTCGCCCGGTCCATGGTCCTCGCCGGGCGGGCGCGGCGGGCGCTGGTGGTCACCGGCGAGACGCCGAGCCGGGCCGTGCGCAGGGACCCGGCCGATCTCGCGGAGCTGCGCGACGGCTTCGCCGGCTACACCTTCGGCGACGCGGGGGCGGCCGTGGTGGTGGAGGCCGTGGAGCGGGGCGGGATCCTCGACGTGGACACCGAGACCCACTCCGAGCACTGGGAGGTCGGGGGGATCCCGGGCGGCGGGTCACGGCACCCGCGCGGGGACGCGTACACCTACTTCCGCGGCGACGGGCACGAACTGCGGGGTGTCTTCGAGAAGGTGGGCACCGCCGTCATCGACCGGACGCTGCACCGTACGGGGATGGACTGGGACGGCTTCGCCAAGGTGCTGGTGCACCAGGTGACGGTGCCGTACCTGGAGCGCTTCGCCGAGCTGACCGGGGTGCCCGCCGGGAAGCTGGTGGTGACGGTGCCCGAGCTGGGCAACGTCGCGAGTGCGAGCATCGGGATCCAGCTGGACCGGGTCTTCGGCGAACTGGCGCCGGGGGAACGGGTGTTGTTCGTCGGGCTGGGCGGCGGCATCAGCATCATGACGATGGTCTGGGAGAAGTCGTGA
- a CDS encoding glycosyltransferase family A protein translates to MSAADGPMWVVVPAHEEEARLADTLRALAAQRDRDFTLLVVDNASADGTGAIARTFAANAPFPVEVIEEPEKGVGSAVDTGFRYAIGRGATLLARTDADCLPRPGWTGAARAALTRSPGLVCGRIVARRDEHGPLGRAGFGALVALAALFGRLRPQHSRKNGFRAPYRMHAGNNMAITAELYLAVGGMPRRPSPTDRLFLNAVRRHSDRIVHCRTMVVENSTRRLRAYGIAGTARWYLDQGSGTHGTDDPR, encoded by the coding sequence GTGAGCGCGGCGGACGGCCCGATGTGGGTGGTCGTTCCCGCGCACGAGGAGGAGGCCCGGCTCGCGGACACGTTGCGGGCGCTCGCGGCGCAGCGGGACCGGGACTTCACCCTGCTCGTCGTCGACAACGCCTCGGCGGACGGCACCGGGGCGATCGCCCGGACGTTCGCGGCGAACGCGCCGTTCCCGGTGGAGGTGATCGAGGAGCCGGAGAAGGGCGTCGGCTCCGCCGTGGACACCGGCTTCCGGTACGCGATCGGGCGGGGCGCGACCCTGCTCGCCCGGACGGACGCCGACTGCCTGCCCCGGCCCGGCTGGACCGGCGCCGCGCGGGCCGCCCTCACCCGCAGCCCCGGGCTGGTCTGCGGGCGGATCGTCGCCCGCCGCGACGAGCACGGCCCGCTGGGCCGGGCCGGGTTCGGCGCGCTCGTGGCGCTCGCCGCGCTCTTCGGGCGGCTGCGGCCGCAGCACTCCCGCAAGAACGGCTTCCGGGCGCCGTACCGCATGCACGCCGGGAACAACATGGCCATCACCGCCGAGCTGTACCTGGCCGTCGGCGGCATGCCCCGGCGCCCCTCCCCCACCGACCGGCTCTTCCTCAACGCCGTCCGCCGGCACAGCGACCGGATCGTGCACTGCCGCACGATGGTCGTGGAGAACTCGACGCGGCGCCTGCGGGCCTACGGGATCGCCGGCACCGCCCGCTGGTACCTCGACCAGGGCAGCGGCACGCACGGAACGGACGACCCCCGCTGA